A window of Periplaneta americana isolate PAMFEO1 chromosome 7, P.americana_PAMFEO1_priV1, whole genome shotgun sequence contains these coding sequences:
- the LOC138702627 gene encoding uncharacterized protein isoform X3 produces the protein MTVHKIGIFLLAFAILAMAEDSKSETKEPENNKEEETKQVEVKEKVEQKAEDGDKKKRGLISDFGYGVGFGHGLDLGFFGGGGGEHVHHGHIKTITLTEKVPVPHPYPVHIPVEKHIPVPVEKPVPYPVKIHVDRPYPVPVTVHKPVPYTVHKPVPYPVKVPVDKPYPVHVTIEKKVPYPVEVKVPVPQPYTVHVPKPYTVVVEKKVPAPYPVHIKVPVPQPYPVHVKVPVAVPVDRPVPVEVKVPVDRPVPVPVEKPYPVPVEKKIPYPVEKPVPYPVKVPVDRPVPYPVDKPYPVPVEKKVPYPVEKIVPYPVEKPVYYHVKVPYDRPVPYPVEKPYPVPVEKKVPYPVEKPVPYPVKVPVEKPVPYPVEKPVPYPVKVPVPVPVHHEHGGGGYGEEHHF, from the coding sequence ATTGGGATCTTCCTCTTGGCTTTTGCCATTCTGGCAATGGCTGAAGATTCGAAGTCAGAAACAAAAGAACCcgaaaataataaagaagaagaaacgaAACAAGTGGAAGTGAAGGAGAAAGTCGAGCAGAAGGCAGAGGATGGAGACAAGAAGAAGCGCGGTCTGATCAGCGACTTCGGGTACGGCGTGGGGTTCGGGCACGGCCTGGACCTGGGCTTCTTCGGCGGAGGCGGAGGAGAGCACGTGCACCACGGCCACATCAAGACCATCACCCTCACCGAGAAGGTCCCTGTGCCGCACCCCTACCCGGTGCACATCCCCGTGGAGAAGCACATCCCTGTCCCTGTAGAGAAGCCAGTCCCGTACCCTGTCAAAATTCACGTAGACCGACCCTATCCGGTCCCTGTCACCGTCCACAAGCCCGTCCCTTACACAGTACACAAGCCGGTGCCCTATCCCGTGAAGGTGCCCGTCGACAAACCGTACCCAGTGCACGTCACAATCGAGAAGAAGGTGCCTTACCCAGTTGAAGTGAAGGTCCCCGTGCCACAGCCTTACACGGTCCACGTACCAAAACCCTACACAGTGGTGGTGGAGAAGAAGGTCCCGGCACCATACCCAGTGCACATCAAGGTCCCCGTGCCCCAGCCTTACCCCGTGCACGTCAAGGTCCCGGTAGCTGTCCCTGTGGATCGCCCAGTGCCGGTAGAGGTCAAGGTCCCAGTCGACAGGCCAGTGCCTGTACCGGTAGAAAAGCCTTACCCAGTTCCGGTGGAAAAGAAAATCCCGTATCCCGTTGAGAAGCCCGTTCCATACCCCGTCAAGGTACCAGTAGACAGGCCTGTACCGTACCCCGTGGACAAGCCTTACCCGGTGCCCGTGGAGAAGAAGGTGCCTTACCCCGTGGAGAAGATCGTGCCTTACCCTGTGGAGAAGCCAGTGTACTACCACGTGAAGGTGCCGTATGACAGGCCTGTGCCGTACCCCGTAGAGAAGCCCTACCCAGTGCCTGTCGAGAAGAAGGTGCCGTATCCCGTGGAGAAGCCAGTGCCGTACCCCGTGAAGGTCCCAGTGGAGAAACCGGTGCCCTATCCTGTTGAGAAACCGGTGCCCTACCCCGTCAAGGTACCGGTGCCAGTGCCAGTCCATCATGAGCACGGTGGTGGAGGGTACGGAGAAGAACATCACTTCTAA
- the LOC138702627 gene encoding uncharacterized protein isoform X4, which yields MKIAIGIFLLAFAILAMAEDSKSETKEPENNKEEETKQVEVKEKVEQKAEDGDKKKRGLISDFGYGVGFGHGLDLGFFGGGGGEHVHHGHIKTITLTEKVPVPHPYPVHIPVEKHIPVPVEKPVPYPVKIHVDRPYPVPVTVHKPVPYTVHKPVPYPVKVPVDKPYPVHVTIEKKVPYPVEVKVPVPQPYTVHVPKPYTVVVEKKVPAPYPVHIKVPVPQPYPVHVKVPVAVPVDRPVPVEVKVPVDRPVPVPVEKPYPVPVEKKIPYPVEKPVPYPVKVPVDRPVPYPVDKPYPVPVEKKVPYPVEKIVPYPVEKPVYYHVKVPYDRPVPYPVEKPYPVPVEKKVPYPVEKPVPYPVKVPVEKPVPYPVEKPVPYPVKVPVPVPVHHEHGGGGYGEEHHF from the coding sequence ATTGGGATCTTCCTCTTGGCTTTTGCCATTCTGGCAATGGCTGAAGATTCGAAGTCAGAAACAAAAGAACCcgaaaataataaagaagaagaaacgaAACAAGTGGAAGTGAAGGAGAAAGTCGAGCAGAAGGCAGAGGATGGAGACAAGAAGAAGCGCGGTCTGATCAGCGACTTCGGGTACGGCGTGGGGTTCGGGCACGGCCTGGACCTGGGCTTCTTCGGCGGAGGCGGAGGAGAGCACGTGCACCACGGCCACATCAAGACCATCACCCTCACCGAGAAGGTCCCTGTGCCGCACCCCTACCCGGTGCACATCCCCGTGGAGAAGCACATCCCTGTCCCTGTAGAGAAGCCAGTCCCGTACCCTGTCAAAATTCACGTAGACCGACCCTATCCGGTCCCTGTCACCGTCCACAAGCCCGTCCCTTACACAGTACACAAGCCGGTGCCCTATCCCGTGAAGGTGCCCGTCGACAAACCGTACCCAGTGCACGTCACAATCGAGAAGAAGGTGCCTTACCCAGTTGAAGTGAAGGTCCCCGTGCCACAGCCTTACACGGTCCACGTACCAAAACCCTACACAGTGGTGGTGGAGAAGAAGGTCCCGGCACCATACCCAGTGCACATCAAGGTCCCCGTGCCCCAGCCTTACCCCGTGCACGTCAAGGTCCCGGTAGCTGTCCCTGTGGATCGCCCAGTGCCGGTAGAGGTCAAGGTCCCAGTCGACAGGCCAGTGCCTGTACCGGTAGAAAAGCCTTACCCAGTTCCGGTGGAAAAGAAAATCCCGTATCCCGTTGAGAAGCCCGTTCCATACCCCGTCAAGGTACCAGTAGACAGGCCTGTACCGTACCCCGTGGACAAGCCTTACCCGGTGCCCGTGGAGAAGAAGGTGCCTTACCCCGTGGAGAAGATCGTGCCTTACCCTGTGGAGAAGCCAGTGTACTACCACGTGAAGGTGCCGTATGACAGGCCTGTGCCGTACCCCGTAGAGAAGCCCTACCCAGTGCCTGTCGAGAAGAAGGTGCCGTATCCCGTGGAGAAGCCAGTGCCGTACCCCGTGAAGGTCCCAGTGGAGAAACCGGTGCCCTATCCTGTTGAGAAACCGGTGCCCTACCCCGTCAAGGTACCGGTGCCAGTGCCAGTCCATCATGAGCACGGTGGTGGAGGGTACGGAGAAGAACATCACTTCTAA